Part of the Kushneria marisflavi genome, TTTCGAAGGCATGGGCATGCCGGATCTGATCGACAGTGTCGAAAAGGTTGATGAGCATACCGTGCGCTTTCACCTGAGCCGCGCCTCGGCGCCGTTTCTCTCCGATATGGCCATGGATTTTGCCTCGATCCTGTCTGCCGAATACGCCGACAAGCTGATGAAGGAAGGCCACCCGGAACGCATGAATCAGCAACCGCTGGGAACCGGGCCCTTCCAGTTCGCCGGCTTCCAGCGTGATGCCTATATCCGTTACCTGGCACACCCGGACTACTGGGACGGTAAATCACCGCTCGACCGGCTGGTCTTTTCCATTACGCCTGACGCCTCGGTGCGCTTCCAGAAGCTTCAGGCCAACGAATGCCAGGTCATGGTCTTCCCCAATCCGGCCGACCTGGAGGCCATGCGCAACGACCCCAACATCAATCTGGAATCGGCTGAAGGGCTGAACGTGGGCTATCTCTCCTTCCAGACCGAAAAGCCGCCCTTCGATGATCCGAAGGTGCGTCGCGCACTGTCGATGGCCGTGGACCGTGATGCCATCATCGAGTCGGTATATCAGGGTGCCGGCGAAAAGGCTAAAAACCCGATTCCGCCAACGCTCTGGGGCTATGACGAGAACGTCAAGGAAATCCCCTATGACCCCGAGCAGGCCAAAAAACTGCTCAAGGAAGCCGGCGTTGAGAACCTGAAGACCCAGCTTTGGGCCATGCCGGTACAGCGTCCCTATAACCCCAACGCGCGGCGCATGGCTGAAATCATTCAGTCAGACTGGCGCAAGGTGGGCGTTGATGCCGAAATCGTCTCCTACGAGTGGGGCGAGTATCTGCGTCGCGCCTCTGAGGGCGAGGCCCTGACCGGCCTGTTTGGCTGGACCGGTGACAACGGCGATCCGGACAACTTCCTCAATACGCTGCTGTCGTGTAACGCCGCACGCGATGGCTCCAACTACGCCAAGTGGTGTAATCCGGAGTACGACGACATCATCCGTCAGGCGGCTACCGAGACCGATCAGGAGAAGCGTGCAGAACTCTATGTACAGGCACAGGAGATCTTTCGTGACCAGCTGCCCTGGCTGCCGATTGCCCACTCGATCGTCTACGATCCGGTCCGCAGCAACGTCACCGGCTATCAGGTACAGCCCACCGGCTCCCATATCTTCTATGGGGTAGATATCAAGGAATAGACCCTCTGACGTAGGATATGACCCCGCTCTGACGAGCGGGGTTTTTCATGCCTTGCAGACAGGTGCCCATGACACGAACGACTACTGAACTCTCCAGGCTGCGTCCACTGGGCGATGGCCCGCGGACCGTGGCGCTCATTGCCCCTGCCGGCGCTGTTTTACCCGAGCGCATCGAGGCTACCTGCACGCTGCTCAGGCAAATGGGCTATAGCCCACATCTCATGCCCAACGCCCGGGCGCGACATCGCTATCTGGCCGGCACCGTCGAGGAGCGTCTGGCGGATTTCCATGCTGCCTTTCATCTGCCGAACGCGGCTGCGGTGTGGTGCCTGCGTGGGGGCTATGGCTGCGCCCAGCTGATCGATCATATTGACTGGGACAGGCTCCCGGACGTGCCGCTGGTGGGCTATTCCGACATCAGTGTGTTGCTGAGTGCCTTCCACGCCCGTGGGCGCAGGGCCCTTCATGCACCGGTGGCCACCGAACTGGCACTGCTTGAACAGGCCCTGGGGCCAGCGCACAAGGCCCGGGCCGAGTCCATGGCCAGCATCGCATCGGTACTCAATGGCTGCAGTGGCCACATGAATGCAACATACGTGGCGGGCCCAGCCACGCCCGTGGAAGGCGCACTCGTTGGTGGCAATCTCACAACGCTTGCCAGCGTCGCCGGCACTGCCGGGGCATTGCATGTACCAGAGGGCGCGATCCTGATGCTGGAGGACGTGGGGGAACGGCTTTACCGTCTGGAACGCAGCCTGTGCCAGCTGCTGGACAGCCTTGAGCCGTCCCGGTTGAGCGCCGTCTGTCTGGGCAGTTTCACGGACTGTGATACCGGTGACAGCAGTGTCGAGGCGATGGTGCAGGAGTGGCTGGCCCCGCACGATATCCCGCTCTATCACCAGGTGCCTTTCGGCCACGGCGAACACAATCAGGCATGGCCGGTCGGTCAGATGGCAAGACTGAGCAGCGCCGGACTTGACTGGCACGCCTGCTGAAAGGACCCGGCTGACGAAATCGGATTGCCTGTCCATGCGCCGTTACGGGCATGGACAGGATCAGCGCAATCCCCTAGGGTCTATCCCTTACTGCATCGCAGCCTACAAGGCATCCACGCTGCAGCAACAATAACAAGCAGGAATACATGACCATGACCACTACCCTCTCGACTCGCCGTCTCTACAAGGCTCGTCTCACCCTTCGCGCCACTTGCCAGGCCGGCCCTGCATATCGTTCCGATTCCGGCTAGACCGTATCTCGCTCTTCAGGCATGACTCCGGCGCGAAGATCACACCGCCTGGTTTCATTGTCTGCCCATTCCTGCTGATCAATACGCTCTGGCCGACAGGCCATGTCGACGTACTGCCGGCAGGCACGGATCACACGTTCGCGGTGGCGGAAACCCCTATGTTGAGCTTTGTCTTTCGCAAACTTTTAATGCTGATCCCGACGCTGATCGGTATCACGCTGGTGACCTTCACACTGGTGCATCTCATTCCCGGCGACCCGGTGGCCATCATGGCCGGCGAGCGCGGCATTTCACCCGAGCGCCATGCTCAGGTCATGGCCGAGCTGGGCCTTGATCGCCCACTGTGGGAACAGTACCTGAGCTTTCTGGGCAATCTGGCCCAGGGCGATCTGGGCCACTCCCTGATCAGCAGCAATCCGGTCCTCGATGAGTTCCTGTCGCTGTTCCCGGCCACGCTCGAGCTTGGTTTTTGCGCCATGCTGCTGTCCGTAGCCCTGGGCATTCCACTGGGCGTCATTGCCGGCATCAAGCGTGGTTCTATCATCGACCACACCGTCATGGGCACCTCGCTGACCGGCTACTCGATGCCGATTTTCTGGTGGGGCCTGCTTCTGATCATTCTTTTTTCAGGGATTCTGGGCTGGACGCCGGTCTCGGGAAGACTCTCCTCGAACTACTGGATCGAAACCCCCACCGGTTTCATGCTGATCGATACCCTGCTCTCCGGCGAGCCCGGGGCCTTCGTTGATGCTCTGCGGCACCTGATTCTCCCCACGATCGTGCTGGCCACCATCCCGCTGGCCGTGATTGCCCGCATGACCCGCTCCTCGATTCTTGAAGTACTGGGCGAGGATTATATCCGTACCGCTCGGGCCAAGGGGCTTTCTCCCTGGCGGATCATCGCCATTCACGCCCTGCGCAATGCCATGATTCCGGTCACCACGGTCATCGGGCTACAGATCGGGTTGCTCTTTTCCGGCGCCATCCTCACTGAAACCATCTTTTCCTGGCCCGGCATCGGCAAATGGCTGATCGATGCCGTCGGACGGCGCGACTACCCCTCGCTGCAGGGCGGCATTTTGCTGATCGCCCTGATTGTCATGGTGGTCAATCTGATCGTTGATCTGCTCTACGGGCTGATCAATCCACGCATTCGCAACAGTCGCTGAGCCCGGAGGCCACACATGACACAGGTTACCCCTCAGCCGCCGGCCGCCGTGCCAGAGATCGACGAGGACACACAGACGGAGCGCACACCACAGCGTCCGTCCCCGCTGCGTGACGTCTGGCGCAGTTTCCGCCGCAACCGTGCCGCTCTGGTCGGCATGATCATTATTGCGCTGATCATCGTGATTGCCTGCCTGGCCAACGTGGTCGCGCCCTACTCGCCGGTCGCGCAGTTTCGTGACAGCGTCCTGACCCCGCCCTTCTGGCAGGACGGCGGCTCCCTGCGCTTTGTACTGGGCACCGACGATCTGGGCCGAGACATCCTCAGCCGCCTGATCCATGGCGCCAGACTCTCCATGACCATCGGCGTCATCGTGGTCTCGCTGTCGCTGGGCATCGGCGTGCTGCTTGGCCTTCTGGCCGGCTTTCTGCGTGGCTGGGTCGACACCGTCATCATGCGATTGATGGACATCATGCTGTCGATTCCGAGCCTTCTGCTGGCCGTCGTCGTGGTTGCCGTACTCGGGCCGGGGCTTTTTAACGCCATGCTGGCCATTGCGGTGGTCTATCTGCCCCACTACGTGCGCCTGACGCGCAGTTCGGTGATTACCGAGCGCGAACGTGAATATGT contains:
- a CDS encoding S66 peptidase family protein; the encoded protein is MTRTTTELSRLRPLGDGPRTVALIAPAGAVLPERIEATCTLLRQMGYSPHLMPNARARHRYLAGTVEERLADFHAAFHLPNAAAVWCLRGGYGCAQLIDHIDWDRLPDVPLVGYSDISVLLSAFHARGRRALHAPVATELALLEQALGPAHKARAESMASIASVLNGCSGHMNATYVAGPATPVEGALVGGNLTTLASVAGTAGALHVPEGAILMLEDVGERLYRLERSLCQLLDSLEPSRLSAVCLGSFTDCDTGDSSVEAMVQEWLAPHDIPLYHQVPFGHGEHNQAWPVGQMARLSSAGLDWHAC
- a CDS encoding ABC transporter substrate-binding protein — its product is MTQTTPRRLMLAGGLLLAATGTAHAKTLVYCSEASPEGFNPQHYTAGTTFDASSRTIYNRLVEFKSGTTEIKPALAESWEVSDDGKTYTFHLRPGVKFQTTDYFTPSREFNADDVLYSFNRQLEDDHPWHGVGSGYEYFEGMGMPDLIDSVEKVDEHTVRFHLSRASAPFLSDMAMDFASILSAEYADKLMKEGHPERMNQQPLGTGPFQFAGFQRDAYIRYLAHPDYWDGKSPLDRLVFSITPDASVRFQKLQANECQVMVFPNPADLEAMRNDPNINLESAEGLNVGYLSFQTEKPPFDDPKVRRALSMAVDRDAIIESVYQGAGEKAKNPIPPTLWGYDENVKEIPYDPEQAKKLLKEAGVENLKTQLWAMPVQRPYNPNARRMAEIIQSDWRKVGVDAEIVSYEWGEYLRRASEGEALTGLFGWTGDNGDPDNFLNTLLSCNAARDGSNYAKWCNPEYDDIIRQAATETDQEKRAELYVQAQEIFRDQLPWLPIAHSIVYDPVRSNVTGYQVQPTGSHIFYGVDIKE
- a CDS encoding ABC transporter permease subunit, producing the protein MTQVTPQPPAAVPEIDEDTQTERTPQRPSPLRDVWRSFRRNRAALVGMIIIALIIVIACLANVVAPYSPVAQFRDSVLTPPFWQDGGSLRFVLGTDDLGRDILSRLIHGARLSMTIGVIVVSLSLGIGVLLGLLAGFLRGWVDTVIMRLMDIMLSIPSLLLAVVVVAVLGPGLFNAMLAIAVVYLPHYVRLTRSSVITEREREYVMASRLAGAGMFRLMFITILPNCLAPLIVQATLSFSNAVLDAAALGFLGLGAQPPTPEWGSMLADARQYVLQAWWVVTFPGLAVLITVLAFNIMGDGLRDALDPRLKR
- a CDS encoding ABC transporter permease subunit, producing the protein MLSFVFRKLLMLIPTLIGITLVTFTLVHLIPGDPVAIMAGERGISPERHAQVMAELGLDRPLWEQYLSFLGNLAQGDLGHSLISSNPVLDEFLSLFPATLELGFCAMLLSVALGIPLGVIAGIKRGSIIDHTVMGTSLTGYSMPIFWWGLLLIILFSGILGWTPVSGRLSSNYWIETPTGFMLIDTLLSGEPGAFVDALRHLILPTIVLATIPLAVIARMTRSSILEVLGEDYIRTARAKGLSPWRIIAIHALRNAMIPVTTVIGLQIGLLFSGAILTETIFSWPGIGKWLIDAVGRRDYPSLQGGILLIALIVMVVNLIVDLLYGLINPRIRNSR